Proteins co-encoded in one Halorussus lipolyticus genomic window:
- a CDS encoding AAA family ATPase, which yields MNAKGSAAVELTVQGAEKRDAGRGIARIPESARSALGVLSGDTVVVEGERDTVVKVWPAGTDVQTGVVQVDGETRANAGVSIGDTVTVRKISVQDAEEVALAPAASFDPDDRDTLEAALKRTLRDRPVKEGERVRIERLGDAGTFHVGATNPDGVVRVTDETDVRVALDGESGAGSSSSGSDGISIPISRGEGDAGGESADGDTPPKPTGATYEDIGGLEDELERVREMVELPLSNPALFRRLGIDPPKGVLLYGPPGTGKTMIAKAVANEVDAHFVTVSGPEIMSKYKGESEERLREVFEQARENAPTIVFFDEIDAIAGERDEESDVENRVVAQLLSLMDGLESRGEVVVIGATNRVDAIDPALRRGGRFDREIEIGVPGEAGRREILDVHTRGMPLADSVDLDRLAATTHGFVGADLHALSTEAAMAALRRARDAGADEEELMQVEVTREDFETAMASVDPSAMREFVAEAPDTTFEDVGNLDEAKQTLTEAVEWPLAYRNLFDQTNTDPPAGILLHGPPGTGKTLLARALAGQSDVNFIHVDGPELLNRYVGESEKAVREIFDRARQAAPAIVFLDEIDAIAGERGSGMGGGAEVSERVVSQLLTEMDGLAENPNLVVLAATNRRDSLDRALLRPGRLEEHIEVPAPDEEGRRAILSVHAADRPLADDVDLDALAEDLEGYTGADLEAVVRDASMRAIREAAEAWGVEEADRNADEIRIQTKHFESAVEKVRPTLAD from the coding sequence ATGAACGCGAAGGGTTCCGCCGCGGTCGAACTCACCGTGCAGGGCGCGGAGAAGCGCGACGCGGGCCGGGGAATCGCCCGGATTCCCGAATCGGCCCGGTCGGCGCTGGGCGTCCTGAGCGGCGACACCGTGGTCGTGGAAGGCGAGCGCGACACCGTGGTCAAGGTGTGGCCCGCCGGGACCGACGTACAGACCGGCGTGGTGCAGGTAGACGGCGAGACGCGGGCCAACGCCGGGGTGAGCATCGGCGACACCGTGACCGTCCGCAAGATTTCGGTCCAAGACGCCGAGGAGGTCGCGCTCGCGCCCGCCGCCTCGTTCGACCCCGACGACCGGGATACGCTCGAAGCGGCCCTCAAACGAACGCTCCGGGACCGCCCGGTCAAGGAGGGCGAGCGCGTCCGAATCGAGCGACTGGGCGACGCGGGCACCTTCCACGTCGGCGCGACAAATCCCGACGGCGTGGTCCGGGTGACCGACGAGACCGACGTGAGAGTCGCGCTCGACGGCGAGTCCGGCGCGGGGAGTTCGTCCAGTGGGTCCGACGGCATCTCCATCCCCATCTCCCGCGGCGAAGGCGATGCGGGCGGAGAAAGCGCCGACGGCGACACCCCGCCAAAGCCCACCGGCGCGACCTACGAGGACATCGGCGGCCTCGAAGACGAACTGGAGCGCGTTCGGGAGATGGTCGAGTTGCCCCTCTCGAACCCCGCGCTGTTCCGGCGTCTCGGCATCGACCCGCCGAAGGGAGTCCTGCTCTACGGCCCGCCCGGCACCGGCAAGACGATGATTGCCAAGGCGGTCGCAAACGAGGTGGACGCCCACTTCGTCACGGTCTCGGGGCCGGAAATCATGAGCAAATACAAGGGCGAGAGCGAGGAGCGCCTGCGCGAAGTCTTCGAGCAGGCCCGCGAGAACGCCCCGACCATCGTCTTCTTCGACGAGATAGACGCCATCGCGGGCGAACGAGACGAGGAGTCCGACGTGGAGAACCGCGTGGTCGCCCAACTCCTCTCGCTGATGGACGGCCTCGAATCGCGGGGTGAGGTCGTGGTCATCGGCGCGACCAACCGGGTTGACGCCATCGACCCCGCCCTGCGCCGAGGAGGACGCTTCGACCGCGAAATCGAAATCGGCGTGCCCGGCGAGGCCGGTCGGCGCGAGATTCTGGACGTTCACACCCGCGGGATGCCGCTGGCCGACAGCGTGGACCTCGACCGACTCGCGGCGACAACCCACGGGTTCGTCGGCGCGGACCTCCACGCCCTCTCGACGGAGGCCGCGATGGCCGCACTCCGGCGCGCCCGAGACGCCGGGGCCGACGAGGAGGAACTGATGCAGGTCGAAGTCACCCGCGAGGACTTCGAAACCGCGATGGCCTCGGTGGACCCCTCGGCGATGCGGGAGTTCGTCGCCGAGGCCCCCGACACCACCTTCGAGGACGTGGGCAATCTGGACGAGGCCAAACAGACGCTGACCGAGGCGGTCGAGTGGCCGCTGGCGTACCGCAACCTGTTCGACCAGACCAACACCGACCCGCCGGCCGGCATCCTGCTTCACGGCCCGCCCGGTACCGGGAAGACCCTCCTCGCGCGGGCCTTGGCGGGCCAGAGTGACGTGAACTTCATCCACGTCGATGGACCGGAACTCCTCAATCGCTACGTCGGCGAGTCCGAGAAGGCGGTCCGGGAAATCTTCGACCGCGCCCGGCAGGCCGCCCCGGCAATCGTCTTCTTGGACGAAATCGACGCCATCGCCGGCGAGCGAGGGTCCGGGATGGGCGGCGGTGCAGAAGTCTCCGAGCGCGTGGTCTCCCAACTCCTGACAGAGATGGACGGACTGGCCGAGAACCCCAACCTCGTGGTGCTGGCCGCGACCAACCGCCGGGATTCGCTGGACCGCGCCCTCCTGCGCCCCGGCCGGTTGGAGGAACACATCGAGGTCCCCGCGCCCGACGAGGAGGGCCGCCGGGCCATCCTCTCGGTCCACGCCGCCGACCGGCCGCTGGCCGACGACGTGGACTTGGACGCGCTCGCTGAGGACTTGGAGGGGTACACCGGCGCGGACCTCGAAGCGGTGGTCCGAGACGCCTCGATGCGGGCGATTCGTGAGGCCGCCGAGGCGTGGGGCGTCGAGGAGGCCGACCGGAACGCCGACGAAATCCGCATCCAGACCAAGCACTTCGAGTCTGCGGTCGAGAAGGTCCGGCCGACGCTGGCGGACTGA
- a CDS encoding DUF7128 family protein — MVVKTERDEMTWYKCEGCGMMFDDAEDAKQHEANCDHEDPSYIQ, encoded by the coding sequence ATGGTCGTCAAAACCGAGCGCGACGAGATGACGTGGTACAAGTGCGAGGGATGCGGGATGATGTTCGACGACGCCGAGGACGCAAAGCAACACGAAGCCAACTGCGACCACGAGGACCCCTCGTACATCCAGTAG
- a CDS encoding DUF7508 domain-containing protein: MPLQKRWQALNRRTVGSAPEQYGVYELGDDGEVVEVGWGVLRDELKDALAYGSGEEVRWETCHTKAEAKELAADHRERAGL; this comes from the coding sequence ATGCCACTTCAAAAACGCTGGCAGGCGCTGAATCGCCGGACGGTCGGGTCCGCGCCGGAACAGTACGGCGTGTACGAACTCGGCGACGACGGCGAGGTGGTGGAGGTCGGGTGGGGCGTCCTCCGGGACGAACTCAAGGACGCGCTGGCCTACGGGTCGGGCGAGGAGGTCCGGTGGGAGACCTGCCACACCAAAGCCGAGGCCAAGGAACTGGCGGCAGACCACCGCGAACGCGCCGGGTTGTAA
- a CDS encoding DUF5796 family protein — protein MSARNDVAPDTLGVELAEDGIVVEYTDGREAYYRGVPKKVTGTLRTQPGKLVQVLVTDPTETEGVMMYVNDRDSHDEILESTGIGRVLLNPGEEEELFPGVTVRLAGHSVEVEADPEVARGRVFVFSEDGRGEASYELVGDE, from the coding sequence ATGAGCGCACGCAACGACGTGGCCCCGGACACGCTCGGCGTCGAGTTGGCCGAGGACGGCATCGTCGTGGAGTACACCGACGGCAGGGAGGCCTACTACCGAGGAGTCCCGAAGAAGGTCACGGGCACGCTCCGGACCCAACCCGGCAAACTCGTGCAGGTCCTCGTGACCGACCCGACCGAGACCGAGGGCGTGATGATGTACGTCAACGACCGGGACAGTCACGACGAAATCCTCGAATCCACCGGCATCGGTCGCGTGCTGTTGAACCCCGGCGAGGAGGAAGAACTGTTCCCCGGCGTGACGGTCCGACTGGCGGGCCACTCCGTCGAAGTCGAGGCCGACCCCGAAGTCGCCCGCGGTCGGGTCTTCGTCTTCTCTGAGGACGGCCGCGGCGAGGCCTCCTACGAACTAGTCGGCGACGAGTAA
- a CDS encoding shikimate kinase, with protein sequence MEGRASAPAAGTVLNALATGTGSAFAIDAETTATVELDDSGSLSGEVADEPEADTRLVERCVELAVAEYGDEETTGGRVRTESEVPMAAGLKSSSAAANATVLATLDALGVADEVPREEACLLGVQAARDAGVTVTGAFDDASASMLGGVTVTDNRRDELLAREPIEWDVLVWTPPERAFSADADSSRCERIAPVAQLVADLALDGRYADAMTVNGFAFCAALDFPADPMVEALPHARGVSLSGTGPSFVAVGSEDELRAVRDNWSKRDGTTWLTTTRNDGARTT encoded by the coding sequence ATGGAGGGCCGAGCATCCGCCCCGGCCGCGGGCACCGTCCTGAACGCCCTCGCCACCGGAACCGGGTCGGCGTTCGCCATCGACGCCGAGACGACCGCGACGGTCGAACTCGACGACTCGGGGTCGCTGTCCGGCGAGGTCGCCGACGAACCCGAGGCCGACACGCGACTCGTGGAGCGGTGCGTCGAACTCGCCGTGGCGGAGTACGGCGACGAGGAGACCACCGGCGGCCGGGTCAGAACCGAGAGCGAGGTCCCGATGGCGGCCGGCCTCAAGAGTTCGAGCGCCGCGGCGAACGCCACCGTGCTGGCGACCCTCGACGCGCTCGGAGTCGCCGACGAGGTGCCCCGCGAGGAGGCCTGTCTCCTCGGCGTGCAGGCCGCCCGCGACGCCGGCGTCACGGTGACGGGCGCGTTCGACGACGCCAGCGCCAGCATGCTCGGCGGCGTCACCGTCACCGACAACCGGCGCGACGAACTGCTGGCCCGCGAGCCAATCGAGTGGGACGTGTTGGTCTGGACGCCGCCAGAGCGGGCCTTCAGCGCCGACGCCGACTCCTCGCGGTGCGAGCGAATCGCCCCCGTCGCGCAACTCGTGGCGGACCTCGCGCTCGACGGTCGGTACGCCGACGCGATGACGGTCAACGGCTTCGCGTTCTGTGCGGCACTCGACTTCCCGGCCGACCCGATGGTAGAGGCCCTGCCCCACGCTCGCGGCGTCTCGCTGTCGGGCACCGGCCCGAGTTTCGTCGCGGTGGGGTCGGAGGACGAACTGCGAGCGGTACGCGACAACTGGAGCAAACGAGATGGTACGACATGGCTGACGACGACTCGCAACGACGGCGCCCGGACGACATGA
- a CDS encoding chorismate mutase produces the protein MADDDSQRRRPDDMSLAELREEIESIDREIVELIARRTYVAETVAQVKADREMPTTDEDQEEQVMDRAGENAERFDVDANLVKAIFRLLIELNKVEQRETR, from the coding sequence ATGGCTGACGACGACTCGCAACGACGGCGCCCGGACGACATGAGCCTCGCGGAACTCCGCGAGGAGATAGAGAGCATCGACCGAGAGATAGTCGAACTCATCGCCCGCCGGACCTACGTCGCAGAGACGGTGGCACAGGTCAAGGCCGACCGGGAGATGCCGACGACCGACGAGGACCAAGAGGAGCAGGTGATGGACCGCGCCGGCGAGAACGCCGAGCGATTCGACGTGGACGCGAATCTGGTGAAAGCGATTTTCAGGCTGTTGATAGAGCTGAACAAAGTCGAACAGCGCGAGACGCGCTAA
- a CDS encoding DUF2309 domain-containing protein — protein MTLEHKETHFENSIERAAENVGSVWPLHSFVTANPLSGLEDRPFHEAVAEAEQLFGGRGYPRPDIFRQAWENGQIDSEVLSAELKAHGFDDDPATLLDEMEATESVSASESDASTEEVHRVLSKWLTAFLDQGNAKWPMPDRQEGFYAAWREMAPYDGDVPGCDSPADLPETPIAALESVLSDYPQGEWETIFEQQLAALPGWTGFIKQRASDDADPWQSNYPISLTEYLAVRLVLADLLDAPIDPSEHATESVESDEVPLPEIWLTAWEKSHRDRLVESVSRPDPETGTADESPCPDAQLVFCIDTRSEIIRRHIEAVGSYETHGYAGFFGVPMRYQAYDEDVAVDACPPILDAQHRITERPTTEGDTKQGRYDRWRGVLDAGKSALKSLKSNAATAFSLVESAGAGYGAALTARTLLPARVYDALHDTDRAPDEHEFCEPSVDYNPDSVHALREGLLLEEKVEYAQTAFELMGWDEFARLVVFTGHTSQTTNNPFDSSLDCGACAGNPGGPNARVLADICNDEDVKAELRERGFDIPEDTVFLAGEHNTTTDEITLFDGDVPESHEADLERLREDLAEAQSRATAERTDSMSDETADSVRETQRRAADWAETRPEWGLAGNASFVVGPRELTADEDLDGRTFLHSYDWQTDSEGEALEAIMTGPLVVTQWINNQYYFATVDNAVYGSGSKVTQNPVGNVGVFQGNGGDLMTGLPLQSLYADADQPHHQPLRLSAVIHAPVEQVTEIIGQHDQLVALLDNGWIQLTVLDPEQDNAPLQYQEGLEWNPLQSEASAVEPPAPTVSGSADD, from the coding sequence ATGACGCTTGAACACAAGGAAACTCACTTCGAGAACAGCATCGAACGCGCCGCCGAGAACGTCGGTTCGGTCTGGCCGCTCCACTCGTTCGTCACGGCCAATCCGCTGTCCGGCCTCGAAGACCGGCCGTTCCACGAGGCCGTTGCCGAGGCCGAACAGTTGTTCGGGGGTCGTGGCTATCCACGTCCCGACATCTTCCGGCAGGCGTGGGAGAACGGGCAAATCGACTCGGAGGTGCTTTCCGCCGAGTTGAAAGCCCACGGCTTCGACGACGACCCGGCGACGTTGCTCGACGAGATGGAAGCGACCGAATCGGTCTCCGCCTCCGAGAGCGATGCCAGCACCGAGGAGGTCCATCGCGTGCTCTCGAAGTGGCTCACCGCCTTCCTCGACCAAGGGAACGCCAAGTGGCCGATGCCCGACCGTCAAGAAGGGTTCTACGCGGCGTGGCGTGAGATGGCCCCCTACGACGGTGACGTTCCCGGTTGTGACAGTCCGGCAGACCTCCCGGAGACCCCGATTGCCGCACTCGAAAGCGTCCTGTCGGACTACCCGCAGGGGGAGTGGGAGACGATTTTCGAGCAACAACTCGCCGCACTTCCGGGGTGGACCGGCTTCATCAAACAGCGAGCCAGCGACGACGCCGACCCGTGGCAGTCGAACTACCCCATCTCGCTGACCGAGTATCTCGCAGTCCGTCTGGTCCTCGCGGACCTCCTCGACGCGCCTATCGACCCGAGCGAACACGCCACTGAATCGGTCGAGAGCGACGAGGTTCCGCTCCCCGAAATCTGGTTGACCGCGTGGGAAAAGAGCCACCGCGACCGGTTGGTAGAGTCGGTGTCACGACCCGACCCGGAGACCGGTACTGCCGACGAGTCTCCTTGTCCGGACGCACAACTCGTGTTCTGTATCGACACGCGCTCGGAGATTATCCGCCGCCACATCGAGGCCGTCGGCTCCTACGAAACCCACGGCTACGCGGGGTTCTTCGGCGTCCCGATGCGCTATCAGGCCTACGACGAGGACGTGGCTGTGGACGCCTGCCCGCCGATTCTCGACGCCCAGCACCGTATCACGGAGCGCCCCACCACCGAGGGCGACACCAAACAGGGCCGCTACGACCGCTGGCGGGGCGTGCTGGACGCAGGAAAGAGCGCACTCAAGAGCCTCAAGTCCAACGCGGCGACGGCGTTCAGCCTCGTCGAGAGCGCCGGGGCAGGGTACGGTGCCGCGCTGACTGCTCGGACGCTTCTGCCTGCCCGCGTCTACGACGCACTCCACGACACTGACCGCGCGCCCGACGAACACGAGTTCTGTGAGCCCTCGGTCGATTACAATCCGGACTCCGTGCATGCACTCCGGGAAGGACTGCTGTTGGAGGAGAAAGTCGAGTACGCCCAGACCGCCTTCGAGTTGATGGGGTGGGACGAGTTCGCTCGCCTCGTCGTGTTCACGGGCCACACCAGTCAGACGACGAACAACCCGTTCGATTCGAGTCTGGACTGCGGTGCCTGTGCAGGGAACCCCGGCGGTCCGAACGCTCGCGTCCTCGCGGACATCTGCAACGACGAGGACGTGAAGGCCGAACTGCGCGAACGCGGGTTCGACATCCCTGAGGACACCGTGTTCCTCGCCGGCGAACACAACACGACGACCGACGAGATAACGCTGTTCGACGGCGACGTGCCCGAGAGCCACGAGGCCGACCTCGAACGATTGCGCGAGGACCTCGCGGAGGCCCAGAGCCGAGCGACCGCGGAGCGGACCGACTCCATGTCAGACGAGACTGCCGATAGCGTCCGCGAGACCCAACGCCGGGCGGCCGACTGGGCCGAAACGCGCCCCGAGTGGGGACTGGCCGGCAACGCCTCGTTCGTCGTCGGTCCTCGCGAGTTGACCGCGGACGAGGACCTTGACGGTCGCACCTTCCTCCACTCCTACGACTGGCAGACCGATTCTGAGGGCGAGGCGCTGGAGGCCATCATGACCGGGCCGCTCGTGGTCACGCAGTGGATCAACAACCAGTACTACTTCGCCACGGTCGATAACGCCGTCTACGGAAGTGGCTCGAAAGTGACCCAGAACCCGGTCGGCAACGTCGGCGTGTTTCAGGGCAACGGCGGCGACCTGATGACCGGCCTCCCGCTCCAGTCGCTCTACGCCGACGCCGACCAGCCACACCACCAGCCGTTACGCCTGTCGGCGGTGATTCACGCACCCGTCGAACAAGTCACCGAGATTATCGGCCAGCACGACCAACTCGTGGCACTCCTCGACAACGGGTGGATACAGCTGACGGTCCTCGACCCCGAACAGGACAACGCGCCGCTTCAGTATCAGGAAGGTCTGGAATGGAATCCTCTCCAATCGGAGGCGTCCGCCGTCGAGCCACCTGCTCCGACCGTTTCGGGAAGTGCGGACGATTAG
- a CDS encoding proton-conducting transporter membrane subunit translates to MTGQSHPNDSVQLPETTPSASVVPRATTVGVWALFLLSLATIAVSVRGGSEWHLAGYVVVDGLTTVVWAVVTFFSGIVHSYSRRYMAGDARIDQFFGRTFAFTLAVMTMAAADHVVLFGVAWLGMGLAMASLIGHVRGWDQARAAGSLARRYFVASSGLLGGTLALLAWTTGSSSLSGILAQSGSLPSGVAWLAIGGLFLTAMIQSALFPFHDWLLSSMTAPTPSSALMHAGFVNAGGILLTRFAPVFADVSIAMSVLVVVGAISALLGQALLLVRPDIKRKLGASTIAQMGFMLLQCGLGFFSAAITHLILHGFYKAYLFLSSGGTVEQTAPTETARTDLGLAGLAVSTGAAIGGGALFVAITGKGAKLDSGVLLALVVVLTTLHAAREVLKQSQLLPRFKLVGLPVVVVIPIAVYGFLFETISALLADVPMTTAPTELTVVHLAVGVLFVVSYLTAELGWHRSSKRLYVALLNLSQPSPETVLTTKEDYDDA, encoded by the coding sequence ATGACTGGACAATCACACCCGAACGACTCAGTACAACTCCCGGAGACGACGCCCTCGGCCTCGGTGGTGCCGCGAGCGACGACTGTCGGCGTCTGGGCGCTCTTTTTGCTCAGTCTGGCGACCATCGCGGTTTCGGTCCGGGGTGGCTCCGAGTGGCACCTCGCGGGCTACGTCGTCGTGGACGGGCTAACGACGGTCGTCTGGGCCGTCGTCACGTTCTTCAGTGGTATCGTCCACTCCTACTCCCGGCGCTACATGGCCGGTGACGCCCGCATCGACCAGTTCTTCGGTCGGACGTTCGCGTTCACGCTCGCAGTCATGACGATGGCGGCGGCCGACCACGTTGTGCTGTTCGGTGTTGCGTGGTTGGGAATGGGGCTGGCGATGGCGTCGCTCATCGGCCACGTTCGCGGTTGGGACCAAGCGCGGGCCGCTGGGTCGCTCGCCCGCCGCTACTTCGTCGCAAGCAGTGGCTTGCTCGGTGGAACCCTCGCGCTCCTCGCTTGGACGACGGGAAGCAGTTCTCTCTCCGGTATCCTCGCCCAGTCCGGGAGCCTCCCCTCCGGGGTCGCTTGGCTCGCTATCGGCGGGTTGTTCCTCACCGCGATGATTCAGTCGGCACTGTTCCCGTTTCACGACTGGTTGCTGTCGTCGATGACGGCACCGACCCCATCGTCGGCCCTGATGCACGCCGGGTTCGTCAACGCCGGTGGCATCCTGCTGACTCGCTTCGCGCCGGTCTTCGCCGATGTCTCGATTGCGATGTCGGTCCTCGTCGTCGTCGGCGCGATTAGTGCCCTACTCGGGCAGGCGCTACTGCTCGTCCGTCCCGACATCAAACGCAAACTCGGGGCTTCGACTATCGCCCAGATGGGCTTCATGCTCCTCCAGTGCGGACTCGGGTTCTTCTCCGCCGCCATCACTCACCTCATCCTGCACGGCTTCTACAAGGCGTACCTGTTCCTCTCGTCGGGGGGCACTGTCGAACAGACGGCCCCGACGGAAACCGCCCGTACTGACTTGGGATTGGCGGGCCTCGCCGTCAGCACCGGTGCCGCAATCGGCGGTGGCGCACTGTTCGTCGCAATCACCGGCAAAGGGGCGAAACTGGACTCCGGCGTTCTCCTCGCGCTGGTAGTGGTTCTGACGACGCTACACGCGGCCCGCGAGGTACTCAAGCAGTCTCAACTCCTCCCGAGATTCAAACTCGTCGGCCTCCCGGTCGTCGTCGTGATACCAATCGCCGTCTACGGGTTCCTGTTCGAGACCATCTCGGCGCTACTGGCTGACGTTCCGATGACCACCGCGCCGACCGAACTGACTGTCGTCCACCTCGCGGTCGGTGTCCTGTTCGTCGTGTCGTATCTCACAGCGGAACTCGGCTGGCACCGGTCCAGCAAGCGCCTCTACGTCGCGTTGTTGAACCTGTCACAACCGTCCCCGGAAACCGTGTTGACCACCAAGGAGGACTACGATGACGCTTGA
- a CDS encoding Lrp/AsnC family transcriptional regulator, producing the protein MAEYNLDDVDREILSALQAEARNLSSSEIADRTEASSSTVRKRIQRLESEGVIKGYSADVDYQKSGYPLRMLLFCTAPIPERGELIDEILEIPGVVSVQELVTGEKNLLVTAVGETDDDITPVAQELLDMDLTVADEVLVRSHERTPFDDFSAESKSADE; encoded by the coding sequence ATGGCCGAGTACAATCTCGATGATGTCGATAGAGAAATTCTCTCCGCACTCCAAGCGGAGGCGCGAAACCTCTCGTCGTCCGAGATTGCCGACCGTACCGAAGCGTCCTCGAGTACGGTTCGCAAGCGCATCCAGCGACTGGAGTCCGAGGGAGTCATCAAGGGCTACAGCGCCGACGTGGATTATCAGAAATCGGGGTACCCGCTCCGGATGCTCCTGTTCTGTACGGCACCGATTCCGGAACGGGGCGAACTCATCGACGAGATTCTCGAAATTCCGGGGGTCGTTTCCGTCCAAGAACTCGTCACCGGCGAGAAGAACCTGCTCGTGACGGCCGTCGGCGAAACTGACGACGACATTACGCCAGTCGCGCAGGAACTCCTCGACATGGACCTGACAGTCGCCGACGAAGTTCTCGTCCGCAGTCACGAGCGGACGCCCTTCGACGACTTCTCCGCGGAGTCGAAATCGGCAGACGAGTAG
- a CDS encoding carbonic anhydrase gives MNQTLLDLLERNAGHADEFQSRFDGVQDSQHPDVVTVCCSDSRVLQDAMWGNETPGRIFTCGNIGNRVVQQTAAGEAVSGDVLYPIAHTGTDTAVVVGHTGCGAVTATYDDLTVGLSEPAGIEHCIGLLKSRLESGVEALPDDADRTEAVNRLVEYNVDRQVEFLRESDDVPDDTTVVGVVYDFQDVYSERRGEVQVVNVDGETSVEVLRDEHPEIEDRIRRLWEY, from the coding sequence ATGAACCAGACGCTCCTCGACCTCCTCGAGCGCAACGCCGGCCACGCCGACGAGTTCCAGTCCCGGTTCGACGGCGTGCAGGACTCCCAGCACCCCGATGTCGTCACCGTCTGTTGCTCGGACTCCCGAGTTCTACAGGACGCGATGTGGGGAAACGAGACGCCCGGACGCATCTTTACCTGCGGCAACATCGGCAACCGCGTCGTCCAGCAAACCGCGGCGGGTGAGGCCGTCTCCGGGGACGTGCTGTACCCTATTGCACACACCGGCACCGACACTGCCGTCGTCGTCGGCCACACCGGTTGCGGGGCCGTCACGGCGACCTACGACGACCTGACCGTGGGCCTCTCGGAACCCGCGGGCATCGAACACTGCATCGGCCTGCTGAAATCCCGTCTCGAATCCGGCGTCGAGGCCCTCCCCGACGACGCGGACCGGACCGAGGCCGTCAACCGACTGGTCGAGTACAACGTCGATAGGCAGGTCGAGTTCCTGCGCGAGAGCGACGACGTGCCCGACGACACCACCGTCGTCGGCGTCGTCTACGACTTCCAAGACGTCTACTCCGAGCGCCGCGGCGAGGTGCAGGTCGTCAACGTGGACGGCGAAACCTCGGTCGAGGTCCTGCGCGACGAGCATCCGGAAATCGAGGACCGAATCCGGCGACTCTGGGAGTACTAA
- a CDS encoding PIN domain-containing protein — protein sequence MTVYVETDFLLALAKDSDWLQRSAEEALEEHDVETSPYSYLELVLARERHKFDYLPLVANLLELVPVRDEEETQIVLKAVSYYDEGMTPFDAFHAATAETRGLDVLASEKDYEEIDVSRVSLEPTAED from the coding sequence ATGACGGTGTACGTCGAGACGGATTTCCTCCTCGCGCTCGCCAAGGACTCCGACTGGTTGCAACGCTCGGCCGAGGAGGCACTCGAAGAACACGACGTAGAGACCTCGCCGTACTCGTATCTCGAACTCGTCCTTGCCCGAGAGAGACACAAGTTCGATTATCTCCCGCTGGTGGCGAACCTCCTCGAACTCGTCCCCGTCCGCGACGAGGAGGAGACGCAAATCGTGCTGAAGGCCGTCAGCTACTACGACGAGGGGATGACGCCGTTCGATGCGTTCCACGCCGCGACCGCCGAAACGCGGGGTCTGGACGTACTCGCGTCCGAAAAGGACTACGAGGAAATCGACGTGTCGAGAGTCTCCCTCGAACCGACCGCCGAGGACTGA
- a CDS encoding AbrB/MazE/SpoVT family DNA-binding domain-containing protein, which yields MSTETDRQGRLYLPKDVRQKYGEKYHIVEYEDRIELIPVADDPLSAVREAAGDLHDASVEEIRDDIEAEAKADARSEETDG from the coding sequence ATGTCAACAGAGACGGACCGGCAGGGGCGACTCTATCTGCCGAAAGACGTGCGCCAGAAGTACGGGGAGAAGTACCACATCGTCGAATACGAGGACAGAATCGAACTCATCCCGGTCGCCGACGACCCGCTTTCCGCCGTCCGAGAGGCCGCAGGTGACCTCCACGACGCGTCCGTCGAGGAGATTCGAGACGACATCGAAGCCGAGGCGAAGGCCGACGCTCGGAGCGAGGAGACCGACGGATGA
- a CDS encoding transcriptional regulator codes for MVKSTVRFPESVVEEIESLVEEGVVESKSEFHRFCSEYVLAQLDSDYEPETLDFEALEDELIAQSSGPTDADSVSFLESVLVIRKYALRGNVQDAEDFIDHHYDPHERDAVLLEELLSFYHESAPDSASPPQRSVSPERR; via the coding sequence ATGGTAAAGAGTACAGTCCGATTTCCCGAATCCGTGGTCGAGGAAATCGAATCACTCGTCGAGGAGGGCGTCGTGGAGAGCAAATCCGAGTTCCACCGCTTCTGTTCGGAGTACGTCCTCGCGCAACTCGACTCGGACTACGAACCCGAGACGTTGGACTTCGAGGCCCTCGAAGACGAGTTAATCGCCCAGTCGTCGGGTCCCACGGACGCCGACAGCGTCTCGTTTCTCGAATCGGTCCTCGTCATCCGAAAGTACGCGCTCCGGGGCAACGTCCAAGACGCCGAGGACTTCATCGACCACCACTACGACCCCCACGAGCGCGACGCCGTGCTACTGGAGGAGCTACTGTCGTTCTACCACGAGTCGGCCCCCGACTCGGCGTCGCCGCCCCAACGCTCGGTCAGTCCCGAGCGACGATAG
- a CDS encoding AN1-type zinc finger domain-containing protein, whose product MTTCEQCGEKIVGTRGCSYCEGIYCPAHQLPEKHDCPGVKNLDKTGDRFDSGFEES is encoded by the coding sequence ATGACCACCTGCGAACAGTGCGGTGAGAAAATCGTCGGGACGCGGGGCTGTTCCTACTGCGAGGGCATCTACTGCCCCGCGCATCAACTCCCCGAGAAACACGACTGTCCGGGCGTGAAGAACCTCGACAAGACCGGTGACCGCTTCGACAGCGGATTCGAGGAGTCGTAG